In the Sulfobacillus thermosulfidooxidans DSM 9293 genome, CCCGTTACAGCCCTTGCTAGTAAGGGCCAATTACGGAAAGCTCCCGACCGAATATGATAACGGCGGATATGGCCGGCTTCTAATCTAACAACATGACAATTTAGCCCGTGAGGAGATTCTGAAAAGGTTACGGCATCACCTGACAGGTCAGGCGGAATGGTCCAGAGGGGCTCTCGGGAAGAAATCATCGCGGCAAGATGTGTGGCAGCTTGCCGAATAATTTTCCAAGACTGTTCGACTTCCTCTAGACGCATTCTGAAGCGTGCGCTCACATCGCCAGAACTATAGGTGGGTATAGTCATGGATAGCCCGCGGTAGAGCGGCATAAGCGAGCGGGCATCAAATCGAACGCCGCTCGCGCGAGCTACCACACCCACACCGCCTAAGCGTACAACGTCATCCGCGGCAACTGTTCCCACACGGTGCATGCGGTCTTGAAATCCGTGATGATTTTCCACCATCTGGCGCCAACGTGTCCATGACCTTTGGATGGTATTGATAAGGGCCAAAACCGTAGGAACATCGCCCTGTTTGGCGTATCCGGGTCGAACCGTATCAAATAATAGGCGGTGACCAAACACCTCTTTCATTCCCTGTTGCCAAATTTCTTTTAAGGCTAACCCATGTTGGTGAGCCACTTGAAAACCCACTCCGGCAGGAATTTGCGCTAAATCATTAAGGTGACTTAATACCCTCTCCGATTCCAATAGCATGATGCGTCGCCACGCCAGGGATTCATTCATCGCAAAGCCCGCAATCTGTTCTACGGCCATGGCCCAATTGGTTTGATGGGAAACCGAATCGGCGCCACAAACGCGCGACAGTACGATGGCCGCGTGAGGCAGACTGGTATGCTCTAAAAGGGATTCGACGCCCCGGTGCGTTTGAAAGAGGTGTAGATCAACATGCAGCACATTCTCGCCCATGAGACTAAACAAAAATCGTCCCGACTCAATAATGCCGGCATGTACTGGTCCCACGCCCATCATGGTAATCCCGTCTCCCTGTACCCGAATTGAGGGATTGTCCGGCCCTTCGGCATTCCATGAACTCTCCGGAGAATCAGAGGCCAATGGCACAAATTCCCGGGGCCAGCGAGGTGTACGCACTAAAGGACGTAAGTCCAAATGGCCTTGAGGATAATAGCCAAAGAGATCATAAATTTCTCGCTCATCCCATGCCACTTCAGGCAATACGGGGGTGAGCGAAGGGAATTCATCCGACTCAATCTGTAACAGCCCTTGATCGATCTGACCATCGGGACGCAACCAGTGGCTTAATAATGTTCGGTTTTTGAAGGCTGTCAGTGCTAAAAGATGGCTACCGTTGTGTTTGTATTCCTCATTAAAGGATTGCCACGGGTTCATCTCTAGGTTGTTCACAATACGCTCTCCCCTTTCACCTCGGTGACATCTACCACTGAATTGCTGGGGGCGACTTTAGGAAAAAAGAGATCGTGCGATCCCCATAATTGGCGTAGTACATGATACATTAGCGCCATAAACGTCATTAATAAGGAAATGGCCATGATGATTAACAAAACCATGTGACCGTTCCACAACGCTGCCAGAATCAACCATTCACTGTAGGCCAGCCCTAGTGGGGGTATGCCCGCTAACGCAAGAATTCCAAGGGTCCAAAGAATCACAAGAGGTTTGTGGGTGTGCCGGATGTTGACCAGTTTATCCAAGTCCTTGGTTTGGTAGATCACACTCAAGTGTCCCCCGGCGTAAAATAAGGTCGATTTAACCAACGCATGGAACACAAGCTGTAATAACGCGGCCAAGCGGGCAAGCGGTGTGTCAATTCCCAAGGCAATGGCAATAATTCCCATCTGCTCTAGCGATGAGTAAGCTAATAACCGTTTCACATCACGTTGGACCAGTAAGGCCAGCGACCCAACCACGACCGACAAGGTGCCAAATAGCGTTAACAAGTGAAATCCGGATAGGAACGATCCACCGGGCAAGATAATACTGGTCACGAAACGTTCGATTGTAATCAAACATAGTCCCAAGAGGACACCCGACAACAATCCACTCACGGGTGAGGGTGCCTCGGAATGCGCATCTGGTAGCCAGGTATGAAACGGTACTAATCCTACCTTGGTGCCAATCCCACTCACAATGAGGATTGTGGCCAACGCCCTTACAATGGGAGGAATAGCGCGGTAATGGTGGGCAAGATTCGTGTAGTTCAGTGTCGTCCATCCCAGATCTTGAAACTGAAGAGCTGCATACAGAAAGATAATACCAATGAGTCCCAACGCTAACCCGACAGAGGCAATGACGATGTATTTCCAGGCCGCTTCCAAGGCTTGATGACTTCCCATAAGAATTATGAGCGCACCCGATGCCAATGTGGAAAATTCGATAGCCACCCACGACACGGCTAAATTCGGCGAGCCGGCAATCAGAATAAGAGAGATCCAAAACAAAGCCCACCCGATATAATAGTGTTGAGTAGGAATTTTTGGATGTTCATGCAACCAAATAACACTATCCCATGCGCTTGTCGTCGCAATCACATTAGTCATCACGAGTAAAATGGGCGTCCAATGCCAATGGCGGCTTATTAATAACGACCACTCCGTATACAAGGTGAACAACAACACCACACTCACCCACGTGGCGATGACATATGGCGTCCGTTGGCGTTGTAAAACACGTTCAAACATTGATCCTACAATCACGCCAACTGGTCCTAAACCCAACAACCCTAAACTGTCCACCGCTCTTTACCCCCTTAACCTTTGAAGCGCTGTCACATCGGTACTCTTGAACTGTTGATGAATGCGTCTCGTCATCCACACGAGAATAGCAGCAGCCACAAGCAAGTCTCCCAACATGCCTAATTCCATAAAAATGGGTAAAGAGCCGGCGACCGAGTAGGCTAAAACGACGAGACCATTTTCTACACCAATTAAAGCTGTCACTTGAGATAACACGTGACGACGACTGACGATCATCAACAGGCTTAAATGAATACTCGCGAGCCCATAAAAGAATAATGTCCGATGTAAGATGAGATGTGTCGGTGTTAAAACGTGGATGACATGATTGACTCCTAGAACTAAAATAGCGGCAATAGCATAGGCCCAGAGCGGTAAAGGATAATCCTGGCGAAATTCCGCAGGCCATTGCCTTACTACGCGCCACACTGATCCGGGAATTATAACCCCTTTAATCAGTAACGTCGCTACGGCAATAGCCAAATCGGCATCACTTAAAGAACCGACCAGCATCATGACGGTGAGCGCTAATCCATCGGTCAATAAAAATAGGGCGGCGTAAGAAAGATTGCGCGACCATAAGAGACCAGCTGAAGACAAAAACACTAACAGTCCTGCGGTATCCATCATTTATCGCAGTCCCCCCGACATCGCCAAATAAGAGCCGAGAAGCCCAATTCCCGCACCCAAGGTAACATAGCGTGGCAAGTGGAAATACCGTAATTTCACAAATCGGCTTTCCATCCAGGCGAGCAACATGGCTGATGCCATGATTTCGACCATATGAAGGACAACATTCACCCATGGAAATGGAACAATGGGTCCTAACCAGACCCAACCCAATCCGATAATAATGGTAAACTTCAGGGCCATGGCCAGTTGTTCCTGAGCCAATAAACGCCCACTATACTCCAAAATGGTTGCCTCGTGCATCATAGTCAGTTCAAGATGTGTATCGGGATTGTCTACTGGCAATCGTCCTGTTTCAGCAATCACAACAAACAGATAACTCAGTAGTGCAAGTCCCCAAGGCAGGAAACCTGATGGCGAAGCATTCGTAAAAAATGGAACCACCGTTTCAATTTGTGTATGTCGACTGACAACCCACAACACGCCAAAAGCAGCTAACATCGCCGGTTCAATACCACTGCCGATCGTAGCAATCCGGCTGGCCCCGAGTCCCCCAAATGTCGTTGCGGTATCTAGACCCGCTAAAGCGACACTGAATCGTTCCAAGCCTAGGAGAAAAAAGATACTTAGCACATTGTGAGGCCAATTCGTCGGAATCTGCCCCGCCCATGGAATGGAAGCGGCAATGACGATTAAGGTGGCAACATTCACAGTGGGATTGAGTCGAAAAATCCATGAACTTCCCTCAGGCACAAATGTTTCTTTGGTCCAAGTCTTAGCAAATATTTGGTAGGGCTGTATCAAGGAGGGTCCTTGACGCCCCTGAAAGTGGGCTTTTGTTTTTTGGGCAATCCCCCAAATTAAGGGTGCCAAGACAATGATAGCCATAACGGACACGATTTGAATAATCCAGAGCATCTGATCACCTTCGATAAAGGATTTGAGATGGCAAGAGGGGGCTAACGCACAAACCATAACATGAGTCCGATAGTGGCCAATAAATAGGTCAGATATAAGCGAACTGGCCCAGCTTGAATCTTCGTACTATAGCGACTGAGCATCCACAGCCACCGATAACCGGGGCCATAAATATAACGTTCCCAAAGCGGTGTTGTTCCGCCCTTGTATACGAGTTTTTCTGGAAAATCACGGGCATAAGGACCTATGCGTTCTAGACGCCGGTGAGGACGATAAATCAGAGCAAACGTTGTCCTGACGGCCTTGGTAAATGACGCCGAGGTCCATTGCATCGATGGCTCGCTCTCACGCCCACAGGCCCATTGGGATCTAATCGTGACATCCCAGGGTCGAGATATGATCACGAGGAAACCGATAACGAGAGTCAGCATGCCCGCAATTACCGGGGCCTGCAAAGAATGAGTTACAGAAAATGGAACAGCAAGCCTCAACCGGGGATCCGTTCGGAGCATCATTCCAAACAAGGGATTGGGATAAATTCCAAGAGACAATGCCATCCCTGCTAAAATGCCAATGGGCCATGTCATGGCCTTCGGCAGCTCATGTTGAGGTTGCTTTGTACGAGGATGTCCTAAGAACGTGACGCCAAACGCTTGGACAAACCCCAAGAGGGCTAGCCCAGCCGTGAGGACCATAATCAAGGCTATGGTCATGAAGAAGATCGCCGTAAACCCCGGACGATGTTGGGTAATCTCCAAGAGACCGCGCAGCGTAATCCATTCACTGATGAAACCGTTGAATGGCGGGATCCCGCTAATCGCCAAACTTCCGACTAAAAATCCGGTAGCAATAACAGGAATCGTACGCTGCAATCCGCCTAAATGATCGATATCTAATGTCTGAGTGTGCTTTTCCACGGCCCCTGCAGCCAAAAACAATTGCGTTTTGAAAATCGCGTGATTGAGGGTATGCAGAAGACTGGCCAAAAGTCCTAAGCTAACCCATAACGGGTGATGGGTGTCAATGCCGAGTGCCATAGTGCCTAAACCCAAAAATATGATTCCCATATTTTCGATACTGGAATAGGCAAGGAATGTTTTCAAATCACGTTCCATCAGGGCATAAAGAACACCTAACAAACCTGACATCGCTCCAAAGGCTAGCAAAGTAAATGCCGTCCCCTTGTATAAGGGCCCGAGGTCGATTAAAACAAATTGGATAATCCCAAAAACACCGAGTTTAAGCATGACGCCGGACATCAAACTCGATACGGGCGCTGGAGCAACCGGATGAGCTCGGGGAAGCCAAATATGAAAAGGGACAATTCCGCTCTTGATAGCAAAACCGGTCGCTAACAGACTAAAAATCTCTAACTTGATGTGAGGCGGCAGATTTGCGCCTCCCTGATACCATTCGCTAAAATTCATCGAATGAAGGTGGGTACCCATGAGTAGCAGGCCCAAGAGAATACACAAGGCACTCACTTGAGACATGACCAGATAAACAAACCCTGCCGGGATAACGCCCCTCCGATCGGGATGCGATACAACCAAGAAAAATGAGGTTATAGTCATCATTTCCCATGATGTCATGAACACCCAAACATTTTGAGCCACTATTACCGTCATCATACTCGTCACAAACATCACAAACCAAAAGCTGCCGTTGTGCGTGACCGCTCTTTGTTCCGGCTCATAACCAATCTGGTACCACGTGGACATGCTCACACCAAGCCCTAAAATCATGAGAAACCATGACCGTAAAGGGGTGAGTGCGAAAAAATTGTCCCCGACACCACCGAACCAGAAACGGCAATGCTGAGTATCGCAATACCCCAAGCGATGGTTAACCCATACGTTCTTCGACGCGTGAGGGCCAATAACGCCAAAAACATTCCACTCAACACGAGCCCTACTAGCATCACTAACCCTACTCCATTCGTTGCATATTAACGGCAAAACTCGAGACCGAAAAAGACTAGGTCGTTTCACGTTCCTCTTCATGTAACAACGAATTCATGTTAGCTACTTGATGTTCAAAGATTTTTCGTGCGATATCCATGAGGTCAAAAATTAACGGGTCTCTGACCGAATAAAACACGTTCGTACCGCTTTTTCGCGTATCTACCAGTTGTCCCCGGCGCATCACTGCTAACTGCTGAGACACTGAAGACGCTTCAATATTCAAGTCGTGTTGTATTTCGGAAACGGTTTTTTCACCTGTCCGGAGGAGTTCCAAAATTTTTAAGCGGATAGGATGCCCTAATGTTCTGAACAATTCCGCCTTAAATTCATGCAACGCACTCATTATTCTTCATCCTCCTCCTCAGCATTATAACATGATAATATCTAAATATTTAAAGATAATAAGAATTATAGATACAAAATTTTTGTAAAAAAATCAAGACACCCTCGAGGGGTGTCTTGATTATGCACAGCGTTTGTGGCGAAATTTCTCGCTGCCATGGAGTTATAGTGCTATCACCCGGTGGCTATTTGACACGGTTACGGGCTTATGGCGTTTAAAATAATCCCGAAGAACATCATGCGCCTTAATATTTAAAGAATGCCGGGGCACATCAATCCCCTTTAATCCTTGTGGTCCTGCTGAAACGACCCGGTAGGTTTTGTGCATCTTCACTTCCTGGTTATTGACGGCCAAATATTCGATACGGTGTCCTTTAGGATTGTAAGAGCGGAAGGCCATAATGAGTCCCGCACTTCTCACCACATATCCACCTTTTTGATCAAAAGGATTGGAAGCAAAGACATTTTCAAGATTTTTTTCTAAAAAGTCATGTAATGTTGCTCCGTCCAGTTCGGTGGAAAATAGTTCAGGATTGGTAGGCAGCATGCCGTAAAGATCACCTTGGGTAAATACCCCGGGAACGATGGGAGCCCCATACCGCCAACCATGGGAAAAAGCAATATCAGCTTCAGAATACGCCAGATATGCATCCGTAATCACATCATCCATCGGCGCTTCTAACACGGTCATGCGGTGTAGTGGCGTGCCCAATTGACCAATCGGTTCCTCCATAGATTCTTGATAGGGTTCTAATAACTGCCGGAGCAGGTCGGCGACGTTTTTATCGTCATCCACATGCTCTAACGTTAACAGTTGGTGCTCAATATCGTCGATCCGGCCCTGGGAATTCACGGTAAAAGACAGAATCCCGAGAAACGAACCATTGGCGCCCGACTGCATAACCAGCGTCCCATTAACTTTCATTAACCGGTGTAATCGATCATGACTGTGCGCGCTTAAGATAATGTCAATGTTGGGCACATCGCGAGCAAGTTGCAGATCTGCCGGGAGTCCCATGTGGCTCAGGACGATCACAATCTCTGCCTTGTCGTTTTCACGAAGATGAGAGACGGCTTGCGATACTTGCTCGAGATCGATGTCGAAAGTCAAGCCTTGCGAAAATTTCTTTGGCATGCTTTGACTTTCTTCACTGTATGTGAGCCCTATCAATCCCATACGAATCCCGCCCAAATCCATCACAATATACGGCGGCAAGAACAAATTGCCATGACTATCACGGACATTCGAAGCTAAAGCCGAGACGTCACTTTCAAGAATCAATTGCAATAATTTTTCCGGGCCATAGGCAAAATCCCAATTCCCAGGGACCATGACATCAATATCCATGGCTTTCAATAATGGAGGAACAACGGCTCCCTGGCTCAAAACCACGGGTCCAGTGCCGTGAAACACATCTCCTCCATCTACAAACAATACATTTTCTCTTTTCCTCAATTCCTTGACGACATGAGCTGTTTTGGCAAATCCGCCAATCCCTTGTTTAAAAGACGGAGAAGGAGCAGCCCAAAAGAGTTCGGGGTGAGACCAAAGATATCCATGACTATCATTTTGCTGCACAATAGTTATTCGCCGACTTGGCATATATTTCACCTCGGCCTTAGTATGTCCCCAGAATATCTCTGTATTATGGCAGGATATGACATTTATCGATAACAAAGTGTTAACGACGTTCCTCAAAAAAATTGTGCCAAGTGAGGAATTTTGTGCAACTGTGCAAAACCCTTACCTTCCAGGGCTATAATGATAACAAACCTCAAGGACATGTCTTAGATTTTGTGACAAATGGCCATTCAAATAAGGCGTGTGGAGTGTGCGATGACTGTACAAGATTTATTGCAATTACTTCCGTCATCGTTTATTAAGGTGGCGGCGGGTCTGGGAGGCCTCGATCGGGAAGTTAAGCTTGTGGGCATTATGGATGCCCCGGATATTGGTGACTGGGTTAAACCCGGAGAATTTTTGGTGACAACCGGATATCCCTTGCACAGTGATGTCAATCGATTTTGTGAACTGATTATTCATCTGGCTCAGGCCGATTGCGCCGGTTTCGGTTTAAAAATGCGTCGTTATTGGAATGAATTTCCTGAAGAAGTACGGGCATTAGCCAAAGAACTGCGTTTTCCGCTCATTGAAATTGCACCCACGATTAATCTGGCGGACATCGTCGATGCTATCCATATTGCCCAAAAATCTGAAGCGACGGCATATTTAGGAGGCTCATTATCCCTTTCAGAATTTCTTTTGCGATTACGCAATGGCCATTTATCCTACGCCCAAATTCGTTATTGGGCCAACGAGTACCGCATTGACTTAAATCAACCGATTGTAGCTTTTGAACTCAAACATCCCATGATTAACCAATTGCCCATTGGGCGGTGTTTTGAAGAAGTATTTGGACCCGACGTCATTGTCCATCACACCATGGAACAATCGAACTTGTCGGTAGGGTTTATGAGTTTTCCCCACCGACGGACAACACCTCTGATCTTAAACGATATCCCATGGCAGTGGGGAACCTTGTATTTGGGGACTCACGGCCTCTCGCTGTTTGACTATGGTTCCAGCGCAAGAAAGGCAGAAGTCACCCGCTACGTCGGCAGTGTCATCCGCCCCCACGCCCGGGTGGTAACCTATGACGATATTGCGCCTTTTGCCACTTTACGAACGAGTCTTGATGTCGAGCGAGCCCACAGCATCGTAGAAAAAACCATTTTGCCCATTGTTGAATATGACCAACAACATCACACAGACTGGCTACCGACGCTAGCGGCTTACTTTGACATGGGAAAAAATGCACAGGAAGCGGCGCAAGTCCTTAATACTCATAAGAACACCGTCATGTACCGGCTTAACCGGATTCAAGAACATTTTTCCTGGGATTTGAGTGATATGCCGACCACTTTTAAACTGTACTTGGGGTTATTGTTCTATCGCCTCCAACATTTGCCCGTGGATTAGCCGATATGACGCCTCGCATCGTTCCCTATAATTTTTCCTGAAAATCCGGAAAAATGCCCACAACCCACGAAGTTTGGGGCCTTGTGTTAATTAGTCGTTTCACAGCTAGCAATAAATTCCTCAAGAGCTGGATAATAGGTCTCGGGATCATCCCACATTGCCATATGACTACC is a window encoding:
- a CDS encoding bifunctional metallophosphatase/5'-nucleotidase, producing the protein MPSRRITIVQQNDSHGYLWSHPELFWAAPSPSFKQGIGGFAKTAHVVKELRKRENVLFVDGGDVFHGTGPVVLSQGAVVPPLLKAMDIDVMVPGNWDFAYGPEKLLQLILESDVSALASNVRDSHGNLFLPPYIVMDLGGIRMGLIGLTYSEESQSMPKKFSQGLTFDIDLEQVSQAVSHLRENDKAEIVIVLSHMGLPADLQLARDVPNIDIILSAHSHDRLHRLMKVNGTLVMQSGANGSFLGILSFTVNSQGRIDDIEHQLLTLEHVDDDKNVADLLRQLLEPYQESMEEPIGQLGTPLHRMTVLEAPMDDVITDAYLAYSEADIAFSHGWRYGAPIVPGVFTQGDLYGMLPTNPELFSTELDGATLHDFLEKNLENVFASNPFDQKGGYVVRSAGLIMAFRSYNPKGHRIEYLAVNNQEVKMHKTYRVVSAGPQGLKGIDVPRHSLNIKAHDVLRDYFKRHKPVTVSNSHRVIAL
- a CDS encoding proton-conducting transporter membrane subunit, with product MSTWYQIGYEPEQRAVTHNGSFWFVMFVTSMMTVIVAQNVWVFMTSWEMMTITSFFLVVSHPDRRGVIPAGFVYLVMSQVSALCILLGLLLMGTHLHSMNFSEWYQGGANLPPHIKLEIFSLLATGFAIKSGIVPFHIWLPRAHPVAPAPVSSLMSGVMLKLGVFGIIQFVLIDLGPLYKGTAFTLLAFGAMSGLLGVLYALMERDLKTFLAYSSIENMGIIFLGLGTMALGIDTHHPLWVSLGLLASLLHTLNHAIFKTQLFLAAGAVEKHTQTLDIDHLGGLQRTIPVIATGFLVGSLAISGIPPFNGFISEWITLRGLLEITQHRPGFTAIFFMTIALIMVLTAGLALLGFVQAFGVTFLGHPRTKQPQHELPKAMTWPIGILAGMALSLGIYPNPLFGMMLRTDPRLRLAVPFSVTHSLQAPVIAGMLTLVIGFLVIISRPWDVTIRSQWACGRESEPSMQWTSASFTKAVRTTFALIYRPHRRLERIGPYARDFPEKLVYKGGTTPLWERYIYGPGYRWLWMLSRYSTKIQAGPVRLYLTYLLATIGLMLWFVR
- a CDS encoding PucR family transcriptional regulator, yielding MTVQDLLQLLPSSFIKVAAGLGGLDREVKLVGIMDAPDIGDWVKPGEFLVTTGYPLHSDVNRFCELIIHLAQADCAGFGLKMRRYWNEFPEEVRALAKELRFPLIEIAPTINLADIVDAIHIAQKSEATAYLGGSLSLSEFLLRLRNGHLSYAQIRYWANEYRIDLNQPIVAFELKHPMINQLPIGRCFEEVFGPDVIVHHTMEQSNLSVGFMSFPHRRTTPLILNDIPWQWGTLYLGTHGLSLFDYGSSARKAEVTRYVGSVIRPHARVVTYDDIAPFATLRTSLDVERAHSIVEKTILPIVEYDQQHHTDWLPTLAAYFDMGKNAQEAAQVLNTHKNTVMYRLNRIQEHFSWDLSDMPTTFKLYLGLLFYRLQHLPVD
- a CDS encoding proton-conducting transporter membrane subunit; amino-acid sequence: MDSLGLLGLGPVGVIVGSMFERVLQRQRTPYVIATWVSVVLLFTLYTEWSLLISRHWHWTPILLVMTNVIATTSAWDSVIWLHEHPKIPTQHYYIGWALFWISLILIAGSPNLAVSWVAIEFSTLASGALIILMGSHQALEAAWKYIVIASVGLALGLIGIIFLYAALQFQDLGWTTLNYTNLAHHYRAIPPIVRALATILIVSGIGTKVGLVPFHTWLPDAHSEAPSPVSGLLSGVLLGLCLITIERFVTSIILPGGSFLSGFHLLTLFGTLSVVVGSLALLVQRDVKRLLAYSSLEQMGIIAIALGIDTPLARLAALLQLVFHALVKSTLFYAGGHLSVIYQTKDLDKLVNIRHTHKPLVILWTLGILALAGIPPLGLAYSEWLILAALWNGHMVLLIIMAISLLMTFMALMYHVLRQLWGSHDLFFPKVAPSNSVVDVTEVKGESVL
- a CDS encoding respiratory chain complex I subunit 1 family protein gives rise to the protein MLWIIQIVSVMAIIVLAPLIWGIAQKTKAHFQGRQGPSLIQPYQIFAKTWTKETFVPEGSSWIFRLNPTVNVATLIVIAASIPWAGQIPTNWPHNVLSIFFLLGLERFSVALAGLDTATTFGGLGASRIATIGSGIEPAMLAAFGVLWVVSRHTQIETVVPFFTNASPSGFLPWGLALLSYLFVVIAETGRLPVDNPDTHLELTMMHEATILEYSGRLLAQEQLAMALKFTIIIGLGWVWLGPIVPFPWVNVVLHMVEIMASAMLLAWMESRFVKLRYFHLPRYVTLGAGIGLLGSYLAMSGGLR
- a CDS encoding ArsR/SmtB family transcription factor translates to MSALHEFKAELFRTLGHPIRLKILELLRTGEKTVSEIQHDLNIEASSVSQQLAVMRRGQLVDTRKSGTNVFYSVRDPLIFDLMDIARKIFEHQVANMNSLLHEEERETT
- a CDS encoding NADH-quinone oxidoreductase subunit C — translated: MNNLEMNPWQSFNEEYKHNGSHLLALTAFKNRTLLSHWLRPDGQIDQGLLQIESDEFPSLTPVLPEVAWDEREIYDLFGYYPQGHLDLRPLVRTPRWPREFVPLASDSPESSWNAEGPDNPSIRVQGDGITMMGVGPVHAGIIESGRFLFSLMGENVLHVDLHLFQTHRGVESLLEHTSLPHAAIVLSRVCGADSVSHQTNWAMAVEQIAGFAMNESLAWRRIMLLESERVLSHLNDLAQIPAGVGFQVAHQHGLALKEIWQQGMKEVFGHRLLFDTVRPGYAKQGDVPTVLALINTIQRSWTRWRQMVENHHGFQDRMHRVGTVAADDVVRLGGVGVVARASGVRFDARSLMPLYRGLSMTIPTYSSGDVSARFRMRLEEVEQSWKIIRQAATHLAAMISSREPLWTIPPDLSGDAVTFSESPHGLNCHVVRLEAGHIRRYHIRSGAFRNWPLLARAVTGNGIADFPLINKSFELCYSCNDR